In Malus sylvestris chromosome 2, drMalSylv7.2, whole genome shotgun sequence, the genomic stretch ataaatgatttcGGCACTTCCTTTTTCTTCCCATGCACAACTTTTTTCTGGTCGTCGGattaaataaagaagaatgttATGAACAATGCAGGGCAAGCCAACTGACTGGCCAGACTTCGTCGGTATTATGGTGTTGTTGCTCATCAACTCAACCATCAGTTTCATCGAGGAAAACAACGCCGGCAATGCTGCGGCAGCTCTGATGGCTAGTCTTGCCCCCAAGACTAAGGTCTTGAGGGATGGAAAGTGGGGGGAGCAAGAGGCAGAAATCCTGGTGCCAGGAGATGTGATCAGCATCAAGTTGGGAGATATCGTCCCAGCTGATGCGCGTCTCTTGGAAGGTGATCCTCTCAAGATTGACCAGGCTGCTCTCACCGGTGAGTCCCTTCCTGTTACCAGGAACCCAGGAGATGAGGTATTCTCTGGCTCTACCTGCAAGCAGGGTGAGATCGAAGCTGTTGTCATTGCCACCGGTGTCCATACCTTCTTCGGAAAGGCTGCTCACCTTGTGGATAGCACCAACCAAGTGGGTCACTTCCAAAAGGTAAGCGCATTGACGCGTTTCTCTTCGTTGTCAGTCATCGAATTTTATATAAAGTATTGTGTGGTATCTCAATCCAATCATATAACAGTGACAATGACATCTCGGTTCCATGGAAGTTTTTCTCTTTCAGTTCGGGGTGTGTTACTAATTTTGTATTGTCTTGGAAGGTGTTGACATCCATCGGAAACTTCTGCATATGCTCCATTGCTGTGGGAATGGTAATTGAGATCCTGGTGATGTATCCAATTCAGCACAGGGCATACAGAGATGGTATTGACAACCTGCTGGTGCTTCTGATCGGAGGTATCCCCATTGCAATGCCCACGGTCTTGTCCGTGACCATGGCTATTGGGTCTCACCGCCTTTCACAGCAAGGCGCCATCACCAAGAGGATGACAGCCATTGAAGAGATGGCTGGGATGGACGTCCTTTGCAGTGATAAGACCGGTACCCTCACCCTCAACAAGCTTACCGTCGATAAGAGTCTAATTGAGGTTAGTGTAATAACCCGAATACGTGCCATATTTCAGTATAATATTGACCTTAAATTCGAAGGCGTGACAGTCAGTAACCAAGATAATAGATATGATTATTTGCCTATGATTCTCGTTATGCTATCAGTACTTATTTTGGGTGTGAATATAATTCAGGTGTTCCCGAAGAACGTGGATAAGGACGGCGTGGTGTTGCTCTCTGCTAGGGCCTCCAGGGTCGAAAACCAGGACGCCATTGATGCCTCGATTGTTAATATGTTGGCCGACCCCAAGGAGGTACACAATTCaatccatttttacttctcctGCAGCAGCATGCCTGATTGAAGCAGCTCATCCTTATTTTGATTTGTTGATGTTTTTGTAGGCAAGAGCAGGAATCACTGAGGTGCATTTCCTGCCCTTCAATCCCGTCGACAAGCGCACAGCAATCACCTACATCGATGCCAATGGCGACTGGCACAGATGCAGCAAGGGTGCACCTGAGCAAGTAAGCCCTTGTACCAATAATATAGAGCACATTTTATTGACCTATGCCATCAGAACTCTGTACGTGAAGATTtcgaaggaagaaaaaaatattgttaACTAACCATTTTACTTGTCTACCAGATCATTGACCTTTGCGATCTCAAGGGAGAAACAAGGAAGAAGGCCCATGCTGTCATTGACAACTACGCAGAACGCGGTCTCCGCTCATTGGGAGTTGCTCGACAGGTGAATAACGGCGACGAAATGACTCAATGGTGTTTGTTGTGTTTTTAACCCCAGAAAGATGAATTTCCTGACATAAATTCGATTCCATTCTCTATGATTTTACAGACAGTACCTGAGAAGACCAAGGAGAGCGCCGGCAGTCCATGGGAGTTTGTCGGTTTACTGCCTCTCTTTGATCCTCCCAGGCACGACAGTGCTGAGACTATCCGCCGTGCTCTTGAGCTCGGTGTCAACGTTAAGATGATCACTGGTGACCAACTTGCCATTGGGAAAGAGACCGGTCGCAGGCTCGGCATGGGAACTAACATGTATCCGTCATCCACCCTTCTAGGACAGAGCAAGGACGAGTCCATTGCCTCCATGCCTGTTGATGAGCTCATCGAAAAGGCTGATGGATTCGCCGGAGTCTTTCCTGGTAACTAAAACACTATTTTTTCGAGTGCCAATAGCAGCTCCCGTTAGTGGttttaaacttaaaactaatgcACATATATTTATGGCGTACAGAGCACAAGTATGAGATTGTAAAGAAGCTACAGGAGAGGAAGCACATCTGCGGGATGACTGGAGATGGTGTGAATGATGCCCCGGCGCTCAAGAGGGCGGACATTGGTATTGCCGTGGCAGATGCAACTGACGCAGCCAGGAGCGCGTCGGACATTGTCCTGACAGAGCCAGGGCTGAGTGTGATTGTGAGTGCCGTCTTGACAAGCAGAGCCATCTTCCAGAGGATGAAGAACTATACAATCTACGCTGTTTCCATCACAATCCGTATTGTGGTGGGATTCATGCTCGTTGCTCTCATCTGGAAGTTCGACTTCTCGCCTTTCATGGTATTGGTTATCGCTGTCCTGAACGATGGGACTATCATGACCATCTCCAAGGACAGAGTGAAGCCGTCTCCTCTCCCTGACTCATGGAAGCTCAAGGAAATCTTCGCCACTGGCGTTGTCCTTGGAACCTACATGGCTGTCATGACCGTGGTCTTCTTCTGGCTTGCAAATAGCACCAACTTCTTCGGAGTATGTAAACAAACTCTTAGAGATCAAAAATCAAATGCCAACACTCAATTGATGATTTAAGTCTAATACAAATGCTAAAAAAATCTGTACTTTTTGCAGAAACATTTTGGAGTGCACAATATTTCAGACAACCCGAAACAGCTTAACTCGGCTATCTACCTACAAGTGAGCATCATCAGCCAAGCACTAATCTTCGTGACTCGATCAAGGAGCTGGTCCTTCCTCGAACGCCCTGGTCTCATGCTTATGGTCGCCTTTCTTGCAGCTCAGTtggttagtatatgattttacCCTTTGAAACTCCATTTCCGTCTCACTTTATGTGCCACTTAGATTCTAAAAAATAAGTACTTCCGATACAGTTGGTAGTCTTTTTCGCTTTTCACCATAACTTACCTTGCTAATTTGGGGTACCTTTTTCTTCAGGTGGCCACGCTCATCGCTGTGTACTGCAGTTGGGGCTTTGCCAGAATCGAAGGCGTTGGATGGGGATGGGCCGGTGTCATCTGGATCTACAGCATCGTCACCTACTTCCCCCTCGATATCTTCAAGTTCATTATCCGCTACGCATTGACCGGCAAGGCCTGGGATACCATTGTCCAGAACAAGGTTTGTTTTTCATCTCTAGCTCTACCATAAAAACGTTACTCCTTTTACTCTTTTGACTCGTTTCCCGACCTAATGTTGCTTGCTTATGTTTTGTTTACGCACAAAGACTGCCTTCACATCAAACAATGACTACGGAAAGGGGGCAAGAGAAGCGCAATGGGCGTCAGCTCAGCGTTCGCTCAACGGTCTCCAGCCTCCGGAAGCATTGTTCCACGGCAACCACGGGGAGCAGGCGGAGCTAGCTGAGCAGGCCAAGAGGCGCGCGGAAGTCGCTAGGTAAAATGATGCTTCcttgtacaaaaacaaaaaaagggcaCTCAAAAAACAGCAGGATGCTTCCTATGTTGGTTCGTTCGAGGCCTATCCTTGGTTCATATGTTTTGAACAAATCGATACACGTATATACgcgaataaaataatatatttttttaattttttaaagtatattatttgaatttttgcaTCTGATGTTTTATATTATGCATGCAGACTGAGGGAACTGCACACGTTAAAGGGGCACGTCGAATCAGTGGTTAAGCTGAAGGGGCTAGACATTGACACCATCCAACAACACTACACTGTTTAGAACACTTTCTAAAAAGGGAAAGGTGGACGCAAGGAGTGCTCAGAAGAAGCTGcaactaaatatatatatttacaaatatatagtatttatatatattctatGTAATGAAAGTAGAGAAGGTAAATGCTGTGAAAGCCAGCTGAGTGGATTTGCCCTTATATTAGATATTGGAAAAAACTAAACCTCTTTGGGATGGAATGAAGATTAATTATtggggtttttttattttttttattttttaagaatgAGGGGTTGTATTGCCTAGGAATCAATAATGCAAGAAGAATTTAGTAGTTCACAGTGAAATTATTCCAAGattaattatcatgcatgatTAACGAAATCTCAACCGAGTtcaaattttctgtatttattttgtatttggcCTCTATCATTAATTGACACGTCATTAACTTTATGATCATAAATTTAGCACGTGTCAATCAATGATAGAGGTCACAAACAAAATAAGTACAAAATATTTGATTCCATCACAAGTGTATTATAAATCTCTTTACTATAAATCCGTACTTAGATGCTCGAGGACAGACACAATATTCTAATTGACTAACCTAACAAGTTAAATTTTTTCATGTTTTATTGAATTTGAAAGGAAATGAGAAGCAAGCGTTAACCTTGTTAAAATGACACGAGATTATGCCCAACAATTATAAAATCAAAATAGCCGTCGTgtgcatatatgatatatattataCAAACTTTGGATTTGTTTACTAACTAGTTATTTGTTGAGTTCAAATCCTCTTCCATTGATTTAAGAAAGAAAATAGCCTTCATcttggaaaaacaaaaacttgtGAACTGTGTTTCGACCACTTTATTTATATGACAACTCtcacaaaaacgtaaaaacatatttattttgattccaCTAGACTCTACACCATATTACTTGTTGTAAGAACTGTCCTCGTCATGCTATTCTTATTATATTTGTACTACATTTTTAATAGATACAGAACTCCCATGTGTTAGcaagcctatatatatatatatggatggaaGGGAAATAGTTCATATTAACATGTTGCTGCAATCTAATTTCTGACAAAATAAAATTCTTCATAGAAACacatttcttcaccattttatCAATCGATTTGTTTCCCTTTCACTTTCCAAGGTTACAAGCAATACTGGGCAGAGTTGTCAACATAGAGCCAAGTAAAACTAAAATAGGGAGATTTTATTGATCTTGTGAAGTCGGTGCTACTTGACTCCACATTTTCGTAGGAAGTGATCCACAAAGCTAGAAAAACaaaagggacactttggatgcggtccctagctatcaatattatttgattgaaaccttgttagtttttagttttttattgaggtccctgatattaatgtaataatgtaagttactatatttttttaattaaaaattaaaaattgaaatttgtaattgtttgtattaatgagattttaaatacaacccataatttatgggattaaaaataataaaatataaattattctctgtattatattgtgtgtgtgtgtacatatatgtatgggtacattaaccaaaattaacaaaaaaagttattgtaccaaaacatggatacattctcaaatcaacgaaaaagaatgtacccatataagtttaaacatggattaaaaaatttgaatggattttatattaaaaaagggtacattttac encodes the following:
- the LOC126614023 gene encoding ATPase 8, plasma membrane-type, translated to MANISLEDVKNENVDLERIPVEEVFEQLKCTKSGLTAEEGQKRLEIFGPNKLEEKKECKVLKFLGFMWNPLSWVMECAAIMALVLANGGGKPTDWPDFVGIMVLLLINSTISFIEENNAGNAAAALMASLAPKTKVLRDGKWGEQEAEILVPGDVISIKLGDIVPADARLLEGDPLKIDQAALTGESLPVTRNPGDEVFSGSTCKQGEIEAVVIATGVHTFFGKAAHLVDSTNQVGHFQKVLTSIGNFCICSIAVGMVIEILVMYPIQHRAYRDGIDNLLVLLIGGIPIAMPTVLSVTMAIGSHRLSQQGAITKRMTAIEEMAGMDVLCSDKTGTLTLNKLTVDKSLIEVFPKNVDKDGVVLLSARASRVENQDAIDASIVNMLADPKEARAGITEVHFLPFNPVDKRTAITYIDANGDWHRCSKGAPEQIIDLCDLKGETRKKAHAVIDNYAERGLRSLGVARQTVPEKTKESAGSPWEFVGLLPLFDPPRHDSAETIRRALELGVNVKMITGDQLAIGKETGRRLGMGTNMYPSSTLLGQSKDESIASMPVDELIEKADGFAGVFPEHKYEIVKKLQERKHICGMTGDGVNDAPALKRADIGIAVADATDAARSASDIVLTEPGLSVIVSAVLTSRAIFQRMKNYTIYAVSITIRIVVGFMLVALIWKFDFSPFMVLVIAVLNDGTIMTISKDRVKPSPLPDSWKLKEIFATGVVLGTYMAVMTVVFFWLANSTNFFGKHFGVHNISDNPKQLNSAIYLQVSIISQALIFVTRSRSWSFLERPGLMLMVAFLAAQLVATLIAVYCSWGFARIEGVGWGWAGVIWIYSIVTYFPLDIFKFIIRYALTGKAWDTIVQNKTAFTSNNDYGKGAREAQWASAQRSLNGLQPPEALFHGNHGEQAELAEQAKRRAEVARLRELHTLKGHVESVVKLKGLDIDTIQQHYTV